One genomic window of Deinococcus reticulitermitis includes the following:
- a CDS encoding fumarylacetoacetate hydrolase family protein: MKLVRFQHQGRPQWGQLEGQTVHVTGAWSAARTGETLALGDVSLLAPAEPSKIVCVGRNYLDHIRELGNDTGDLPAEPGIFLKGPNALAEPGGMVTRPDWTDSFHFEGELALVIGQRCRDLKPDVALAAVLGYTCGLDLTARDRQKTDLQWFRAKAADRFCPLGPWLETDFDPTDVRVQTRVNGEVRQDGRTSHMIFDVVQILTYVTRFVTLEPGDVVLTGTPEGVGPLESGDTVEVEVEGIGVLTTPIG; encoded by the coding sequence ATGAAACTCGTCCGCTTCCAGCACCAGGGCCGCCCGCAATGGGGGCAACTCGAAGGCCAGACCGTCCACGTCACCGGGGCGTGGTCCGCGGCGCGCACCGGGGAGACGCTGGCGCTGGGAGACGTTTCCCTGCTCGCCCCGGCCGAGCCCAGCAAGATCGTGTGCGTCGGGCGCAACTACCTCGACCACATCCGCGAACTCGGCAACGATACGGGCGACCTGCCCGCCGAGCCCGGCATCTTCCTCAAAGGCCCCAATGCCCTCGCCGAGCCTGGCGGCATGGTGACTCGTCCCGATTGGACAGACAGCTTCCACTTCGAGGGCGAACTCGCGCTCGTGATCGGGCAACGCTGCCGGGACCTCAAGCCCGACGTGGCGCTTGCGGCGGTGCTCGGCTACACCTGCGGGCTCGACCTGACGGCGCGCGACCGGCAGAAAACCGATCTGCAGTGGTTCCGCGCCAAGGCCGCCGACCGCTTCTGCCCGCTCGGGCCGTGGCTGGAAACCGACTTCGATCCCACCGACGTGCGCGTGCAGACCCGGGTGAACGGCGAGGTCCGGCAGGACGGGCGCACGAGCCACATGATCTTCGACGTGGTCCAGATCCTGACCTACGTCACCCGCTTCGTGACGCTGGAGCCGGGGGACGTGGTGCTCACCGGCACGCCTGAAGGCGTCGGGCCGCTCGAGTCGGGCGACACGGTGGAGGTCGAGGTGGAGGGCATCGGCGTCCTGACCACACCCATCGGCTGA
- the polA gene encoding DNA polymerase I translates to MADPAPDTLVLIDGHALAFRSYFALPPLHNARGEMTHAVLGFMKLLLRLARQRTNQVIVVFDPPGGTFRHEQFDGYKSGRAQTPESLPGQINRIRALVDALGFPRLESPGFEADDVIASLTRMAEGKGLQVRIVTSDRDAYQLLDDHVRVIANDFSLIGPAEVEAKYGVTVRQWVDYRALTGDASDNIPGARGIGPKTAAKLLQEYGTLGGIYAAAHAGTLKPDSTRQKLLDSEADVHFSRGLSQMVTDLPLEIEFGVRRLPDDPLRTEDLLTELELHSLRPQILALSSGASGDLIPPDAALEQAHHQSEDAAALPAFTAPERAEWVTPGPDVVWGYVLSREDDLTAALIGAATFEPGPAEAGSSDAGIVRVAPLREPPEWTREEPAPPALFGDLIPHAPLTKAQQKAMDKAQRDAEKARARLRAAFPATVDEAEFVGQRRVTAAAAKALATHLSVRGTQVDPGDDPLLYAYLLDPANTNMPTVTQRYLNAEWPEDPGVRAAISAKLLRELPPLLDEPRRRLYTEMELPLSKVLARMEVRGVRVDSDYLQTLALQAGVRLAELERQIFEHAGAEFQIRSPRQLETVLYDQLQLASSKKTKLTGQRSTAVSALEPLRGEHPIIPLILEYRELDKLRGTYLEPLPGLVNPRTGRLHTTFAQTAVATGRLSSLNPNLQNIPIRSELGREVRKGFIAESGSVLISADYSQIELRLLAHIADDPLMQQAFTEGADIHRRTAAQVLGLDEKTITPDQRRAAKTVNFGVLYGMSAHRLSNDLGISYADAASFIEIYFATYPGIRRYIDATLEFGRTHGYVETLYGRRRYVPGLTARNRVLREAEERLAYNMPIQGTASDIIKGAMVTLDAELDALGARLLLQVHDELLIEAPQDRAEEVARLTRRVMEGAAELKVPLAVEVGSGPNWYDTK, encoded by the coding sequence ATGGCCGATCCTGCCCCCGACACCCTCGTCCTGATTGACGGCCACGCGCTGGCCTTCCGTTCGTATTTCGCGCTGCCTCCGCTGCACAACGCCAGGGGCGAGATGACCCACGCGGTGCTCGGCTTCATGAAGCTGCTGCTGCGCCTCGCCCGGCAGCGCACCAATCAGGTGATCGTGGTGTTCGACCCGCCAGGGGGGACTTTCCGGCACGAGCAGTTTGACGGCTACAAGTCGGGCCGCGCCCAGACGCCCGAGAGCCTGCCGGGGCAGATCAACCGCATCCGCGCGCTCGTGGACGCGCTGGGGTTCCCGCGCCTGGAAAGCCCGGGCTTCGAGGCCGACGACGTGATCGCCAGCCTCACCCGCATGGCTGAGGGAAAAGGGCTGCAAGTGCGGATCGTGACGAGCGACCGCGACGCCTACCAGCTGCTTGACGACCACGTCCGGGTGATCGCCAACGACTTCTCGCTGATCGGCCCCGCCGAGGTGGAGGCCAAGTACGGCGTCACCGTGCGGCAATGGGTGGATTACCGCGCCCTGACCGGCGACGCGAGCGACAACATCCCCGGCGCGCGGGGCATCGGCCCCAAGACGGCGGCCAAGCTGCTTCAGGAATACGGCACGCTCGGGGGCATCTACGCGGCGGCCCACGCCGGCACCCTCAAGCCCGACAGCACCCGGCAAAAGCTGCTCGACTCGGAGGCGGACGTGCACTTCAGCCGCGGCCTCTCGCAGATGGTCACCGACCTCCCGCTGGAGATCGAATTCGGCGTTCGGCGCCTGCCTGACGATCCGCTGCGGACCGAGGACCTGCTGACCGAACTCGAACTCCACTCCCTGCGTCCGCAGATTCTCGCCCTGAGCAGCGGCGCGTCCGGCGACCTGATCCCTCCCGACGCCGCACTCGAACAGGCCCACCACCAGAGCGAGGACGCCGCCGCACTGCCGGCCTTCACCGCCCCCGAGCGCGCCGAGTGGGTGACGCCGGGCCCGGACGTGGTCTGGGGCTACGTCCTCTCGCGCGAAGACGACCTGACCGCCGCACTGATCGGGGCCGCCACCTTCGAGCCTGGCCCCGCTGAGGCCGGCTCCAGCGACGCCGGCATCGTGCGGGTCGCGCCGCTGCGCGAGCCCCCGGAATGGACGCGTGAGGAGCCGGCTCCCCCGGCCCTGTTCGGGGACCTGATCCCCCACGCGCCGCTCACCAAAGCCCAGCAGAAGGCCATGGACAAGGCCCAGCGTGACGCCGAGAAGGCGCGGGCGAGGCTGCGCGCCGCGTTCCCCGCCACCGTGGACGAGGCCGAGTTCGTCGGGCAGCGCCGCGTGACGGCGGCGGCGGCCAAGGCGCTCGCCACGCATCTGAGCGTGCGCGGAACCCAGGTGGACCCGGGCGACGATCCACTGCTCTACGCCTACTTGCTCGACCCGGCCAACACCAACATGCCCACCGTCACCCAGCGCTACCTGAACGCCGAGTGGCCCGAAGACCCCGGTGTGCGCGCCGCGATCAGCGCGAAGTTGCTGCGTGAGCTGCCGCCGCTGCTCGACGAGCCCCGGCGCAGACTCTACACAGAAATGGAGCTGCCGCTTTCAAAGGTGCTTGCCCGCATGGAGGTGCGCGGCGTGCGGGTCGACAGCGACTACCTCCAGACGCTCGCCCTTCAGGCCGGGGTGCGCCTCGCCGAACTCGAGCGCCAGATCTTTGAACACGCTGGCGCCGAGTTCCAGATCCGCAGCCCCAGGCAGCTCGAAACGGTGCTCTACGACCAGCTTCAGCTCGCGAGTTCCAAGAAGACCAAGCTGACCGGTCAGCGCTCGACGGCGGTCTCAGCGCTCGAGCCGCTGCGGGGCGAGCACCCGATCATTCCCCTGATCCTCGAATACCGCGAACTCGACAAGTTGCGCGGCACCTACCTCGAACCGCTTCCCGGCCTCGTCAACCCGCGTACCGGACGCCTGCACACGACTTTTGCCCAGACGGCGGTGGCCACCGGGCGCCTGAGCAGCCTCAACCCCAACCTCCAGAACATCCCCATCCGCTCGGAGCTCGGGCGCGAGGTCCGCAAGGGTTTTATCGCTGAAAGCGGCTCCGTGCTGATCAGCGCCGACTACTCGCAGATCGAGCTGCGGCTGCTCGCGCACATCGCCGACGACCCCCTGATGCAGCAGGCCTTTACCGAGGGCGCCGACATCCACCGCCGCACCGCCGCGCAGGTGCTCGGCCTCGACGAAAAGACCATCACCCCGGACCAGCGCCGCGCCGCCAAGACGGTCAATTTCGGCGTGCTCTACGGCATGAGCGCGCACCGGCTCAGCAATGACCTCGGGATTTCCTACGCCGACGCCGCGAGCTTCATCGAGATCTATTTCGCCACCTATCCCGGCATCCGGCGCTACATCGACGCCACGCTCGAGTTCGGGCGCACCCATGGCTACGTCGAGACGCTCTATGGCCGGCGCCGCTACGTCCCCGGCCTCACGGCCCGCAACCGTGTGCTGCGCGAGGCGGAAGAACGCCTCGCCTACAACATGCCGATTCAGGGCACGGCGTCAGACATCATCAAAGGGGCGATGGTGACCCTCGACGCCGAACTCGACGCCCTGGGCGCGCGGCTGCTGCTCCAGGTCCACGACGAACTGCTGATCGAGGCCCCGCAAGACCGCGCCGAGGAGGTCGCCCGCCTGACCCGGCGCGTGATGGAAGGCGCCGCAGAGCTCAAGGTCCCGCTCGCCGTGGAAGTCGGCAGCGGGCCGAACTGGTACGACACCAAATGA
- a CDS encoding outer membrane lipoprotein carrier protein LolA encodes MRRLLPLLLALGTVAGAQTAQDILNRVDAAQKNSRDLSFRVSGTATLDTSAQKIDFTVKTIPSQSLARLQFLAPDALADNVVVADKKEVRQYLFLTNQITVTPLSKAADNAGLIGFDVTQLSNPAALLAKFNVRLLGTSGAAGNRLYQLEATPKGSGSTDRTRVWITEAGWRPTRLQLVSSAGKTLADLNVSAYKVNSGLTASGLRQLPKSAQVIRQ; translated from the coding sequence ATGCGTAGACTTCTCCCCTTGCTTCTCGCCCTCGGAACGGTGGCCGGCGCACAGACCGCCCAGGACATCCTTAACCGTGTTGACGCCGCCCAGAAAAACTCCAGGGACCTGTCTTTCCGCGTGAGCGGAACGGCCACCCTCGATACCTCCGCCCAGAAGATCGATTTCACCGTCAAGACCATTCCGTCGCAGAGCCTCGCCCGGTTGCAGTTCCTCGCGCCCGACGCCCTGGCGGACAACGTGGTGGTCGCCGACAAGAAGGAGGTGCGCCAGTACCTCTTCCTGACCAACCAGATCACGGTGACCCCGCTGAGCAAGGCCGCCGACAACGCCGGGCTGATCGGCTTCGACGTGACGCAGCTTTCCAACCCGGCCGCGCTGCTTGCCAAATTCAATGTCCGGTTGCTCGGCACCTCCGGCGCCGCGGGGAACCGCCTCTACCAGCTCGAGGCCACGCCCAAGGGCAGTGGCTCGACCGACCGCACCCGCGTCTGGATCACCGAGGCCGGCTGGCGCCCCACGCGTTTGCAACTCGTCAGCAGCGCCGGTAAGACCCTCGCCGACCTGAATGTCAGCGCCTACAAGGTGA
- a CDS encoding helical backbone metal receptor gives MTAPLPWRLASLVSSNSDILAALGVTSWVVAADSHSDAPGLDQARRVGPDLDIDVPALAATRPDLVLASLSVPGQEKVVAEVQAAGLRTLILDPVSVPEVVQDIRRLGAVLGLEDRAEDAARRLEAELAGLRAGFPRPPRVVVEWWPRPIIAATRESWVTDLLADLGAVNALADRPGRSAPLALEEVRAARPDLIVCSWCGAKKLRPEVIEARGLGVPVIAVHESGLGRPGPRLIEGARQIAAALQTLELRA, from the coding sequence ATGACGGCCCCCCTTCCCTGGCGCCTGGCCTCGCTCGTGTCGAGCAACTCCGACATCCTCGCGGCGCTCGGCGTCACCTCGTGGGTGGTGGCGGCAGACAGCCATTCCGACGCGCCGGGACTGGATCAGGCGCGCCGGGTGGGGCCCGATCTCGATATCGACGTGCCGGCCCTCGCCGCGACCCGCCCCGACCTCGTGCTCGCCAGTCTGAGCGTGCCGGGGCAGGAGAAGGTGGTCGCCGAGGTGCAGGCGGCGGGACTCAGGACCCTGATTCTCGACCCGGTCAGCGTGCCGGAGGTCGTCCAGGACATCCGGCGTCTCGGCGCCGTGCTGGGTCTGGAGGACCGCGCCGAGGACGCCGCGCGGCGGCTCGAAGCCGAACTCGCCGGGTTGCGCGCCGGGTTTCCCCGCCCACCGCGCGTGGTCGTGGAGTGGTGGCCGCGCCCGATCATCGCCGCGACGCGCGAGTCGTGGGTGACCGACCTGCTCGCGGACCTCGGCGCGGTGAACGCCCTCGCGGACCGGCCTGGGCGCTCCGCGCCACTCGCGCTGGAGGAGGTCCGCGCCGCCCGCCCGGACCTGATCGTCTGTTCTTGGTGCGGCGCAAAAAAACTGCGCCCCGAGGTGATCGAGGCGCGCGGCCTCGGCGTGCCGGTGATCGCCGTGCATGAAAGCGGCCTCGGGCGCCCTGGCCCCCGCCTGATCGAGGGCGCGCGGCAGATTGCGGCGGCCCTGCAAACGCTGGAGCTTCGCGCCTGA
- a CDS encoding TetR/AcrR family transcriptional regulator: MARTVDPIRDRQRRAALEKAAYFALYERGFAGVTLADIAAHAGVSRGTLVYHFGSRSGLLGAVMRRFTRTIALSTRRALRQAAGPGEQLRAYVEHQFYSVESTRRFYTVSLDFLAAATRDPELMAVQRDFLRETLEVDRQLARLGGEKGVGRRARQLRALVEGLSVRFLADPEPDLAAYRADCLAGLQAILGTAPDERCSFGPVP, translated from the coding sequence ATGGCCCGCACCGTCGATCCCATCCGTGACCGCCAGCGCCGCGCCGCGCTCGAGAAAGCGGCGTATTTCGCGCTGTACGAGCGCGGGTTCGCGGGGGTGACGCTCGCCGACATCGCGGCTCACGCCGGCGTGAGCCGCGGCACCCTCGTCTACCACTTCGGCAGTCGCTCGGGCCTGCTCGGCGCGGTGATGCGCCGCTTTACCCGCACCATTGCCCTGAGCACCCGCCGGGCGCTGCGGCAGGCCGCGGGCCCGGGCGAGCAGCTGCGCGCCTACGTCGAGCATCAGTTCTACTCGGTCGAGAGCACCCGGCGCTTTTACACCGTCTCGCTCGACTTTCTCGCCGCCGCCACCCGTGACCCGGAGCTGATGGCCGTGCAGCGCGACTTCCTGCGCGAAACGCTGGAAGTCGACCGCCAGCTCGCCCGCCTCGGGGGAGAGAAGGGCGTGGGGCGCCGTGCCCGGCAACTGCGCGCGCTCGTCGAGGGCCTGAGCGTGCGCTTCCTCGCCGACCCCGAGCCGGACCTCGCCGCCTACCGCGCCGACTGCCTCGCCGGACTTCAGGCGATTCTGGGCACAGCCCCTGACGAGCGCTGCTCTTTTGGTCCAGTGCCCTAG
- a CDS encoding DinB family protein: protein MTASPLADPATLRPLGATPDEARSRLAHELGRFGAHLPTRQADWTQVQMGRDWTPAQEAEHVILVNGLTAGVLRLLTSDKPLRAGAQVPGELQGGKRLAPQGTEPSAGGQPWAGLDAAWARSAEGLTAAAAGVTDHAERRFWHPFFGEISALDWLRMVVFHVRNHRQLLEASAGGPGAGKQESRP, encoded by the coding sequence ATGACCGCTTCCCCCCTCGCTGACCCCGCGACGCTGCGTCCCCTGGGGGCCACGCCCGACGAAGCCCGCTCCCGCCTGGCCCACGAGCTCGGGCGCTTCGGCGCGCACCTGCCCACCCGCCAGGCCGACTGGACGCAGGTGCAAATGGGCCGTGACTGGACCCCGGCGCAGGAGGCCGAGCACGTCATCCTCGTCAATGGCCTGACGGCGGGCGTGCTGCGGCTGCTGACCTCCGACAAGCCGCTGCGCGCCGGAGCGCAGGTGCCTGGCGAACTTCAGGGCGGCAAGCGCCTCGCGCCGCAGGGCACTGAGCCGAGCGCCGGGGGCCAGCCGTGGGCGGGCCTGGACGCCGCGTGGGCGCGCAGCGCCGAAGGCCTGACCGCGGCGGCGGCGGGCGTGACCGACCACGCCGAGCGCCGGTTCTGGCATCCCTTTTTTGGCGAGATCAGTGCCCTCGACTGGCTGCGTATGGTGGTGTTTCACGTCCGCAACCACCGTCAGCTCCTCGAAGCGAGCGCGGGCGGGCCGGGCGCGGGCAAGCAGGAGAGCCGGCCATGA
- a CDS encoding LEA type 2 family protein translates to MRPYGPLALALLLASCAPVTQIVQVPQIEVEGIRLISLSLPAAGRAAEAGLTLALKVTNPNPVPVRVANVAAELVIEGEKVGDIVLPNVDLPARGQRTQQASLQVPVTLGTVGTLIRVARGEEVSYRLDGTFTADLGALGRPTFGPFTLSQGVWKQPALRVF, encoded by the coding sequence ATGAGACCTTACGGGCCGTTGGCCCTGGCGCTGCTTCTGGCGTCGTGCGCGCCAGTGACGCAGATCGTGCAGGTGCCGCAGATCGAGGTGGAGGGCATTCGGTTGATCAGCCTCAGCCTGCCGGCCGCCGGGCGCGCGGCAGAAGCGGGACTGACGCTCGCGCTCAAGGTGACCAACCCCAACCCGGTGCCGGTGCGGGTGGCCAACGTCGCTGCCGAGCTGGTGATCGAGGGCGAGAAGGTGGGCGACATTGTGCTGCCGAACGTCGATCTGCCGGCGCGTGGGCAGCGCACGCAGCAGGCGAGTCTTCAGGTGCCGGTCACGCTCGGTACGGTGGGGACCTTGATCCGGGTGGCGCGGGGGGAGGAGGTGAGTTACCGGCTCGACGGCACCTTCACCGCCGACCTCGGCGCGCTCGGACGCCCCACCTTCGGGCCGTTCACGCTAAGTCAGGGGGTGTGGAAGCAGCCGGCGCTGCGGGTGTTCTAG